In Acipenser ruthenus chromosome 15, fAciRut3.2 maternal haplotype, whole genome shotgun sequence, a genomic segment contains:
- the LOC117422627 gene encoding sodium-dependent phosphate transport protein 2B-like, translating into MPFSRTQSAPPLNLEDPASCKASQSQGSARGSSLTCDDPEALTPLEEDPWAMPQLQQTGPSWGELDCAGKLLRVFMGILKGVLLVGCLYFFICSLDVLSSAFQLVGGKVAGDIFSDNAVLSNPMAGLVIGVLLTILVQSSSTSSSIVVSMVSSGLLTVSASIPIVMGVNVGTSVTSTLVSLAHSGDRNEFRRAFGGSAVHGLFNWLTIIVVLPIELISGYLLHLTNAIISSFHIQSGKDAPDILKVLTEPLTLLIIQLDKSVISGIATGDPESKNKSLILNWCKVQETVVLKNVSVTNLTECESHLCFTTENQTLVLKNVSEKINLQLCDHVFVNTSLSDIAVGFILLFGSLLVLCTCLVLIVKLLNSVLQGQIAQVIKKVLNSDLPYPFGWVNGYLAILVGAVMTFIVQSSSVFTSAITPLIGMGVISLERAYPLCLGSNVGTTTTAVLAALASPAESLGSALQVALIHLFFNLTGILLWYVVPVLRLPIPIAKVFGDITAKYRWFAGLYVLLSFILLPLSVFGLSLAGWPVLLGVGGPILLLIVFSIVVTFCQRRCPQCLPPILRTWNFLPSWAHSLEPWDRLLSSCCGFCCRCRCCRQGQPSAMDTGAKELQVYDNPTVLHSLEL; encoded by the exons ATGCCCTTCAGTAGAACCCAGTCTGCCCCTCCCCTCAACCTCGAGGACCCCGCCTCCTGCAAGGCCAGCCAATCACAAGGCTCTGCTCGGG GTTCCTCCCTGACCTGTGATGACCCAGAGGCTCTGACCCCCCTAGAGGAGGACCCCTGGGCGATGCCGCAGCTCCAACAAACAGGACCGTCCTGGGGAG agctGGACTGTGCTGGGAAGCTGCTCCGCGTCTTCATGGGCATCCTGAAGGGGGTGCTGCTCGTTGGGTGCCTCTACTTCTTCATCTGCTCCCTGGACGTGCTCAGCTCCGCCTTCCAGCTGGTGGGAG GCAAGGTGGCAGGGGATAtcttcagtgacaatgcagtgctGTCGAACCCGATGGCCGGGCTGGTGATCGGAGTGTTGCTCACAATCCTGGTGCAGAGCTCCAGCACCTCCTCCTCCATCGTTGTCAGCATGGTGTCCTCTGGGT TGTTGACTGTCAGCGCCTCCATCCCAATCGTCATGGGCGTCAATGTGGGCACCTCGGTCACGAGCACCCTGGTCTCGCTGGCACACTCCGGAGATCGCAACGAGTTCCGCAG agccTTTGGGGGTTCGGCCGTCCACGGGCTTTTCAACTGGCTGACCATCATCGTGGTCCTGCCAATCGAACTCATCAGCGGCTACCTGTTACACCTGACCAATGCCATCATCAGCAGCTTCCACATCCAATCAGGGAAGGATGCGCCCGACATCCTGAAGGTCCTGACTGAGCCCCTGACTCTTCTGATCATCCAG CTGGACAAGAGCGTCATTTCGGGCATCGCCACAGGAGACCCAGAGAGCAAGAACAAGAGCCTGATACTCAACTGGTGCAAAGTCCAGGAGACAGTG GTTCTGAAGAACGTCTCAGTGACTAACTTGACTGAGTGTGAGAGCCACCTGTGCTTCACCACGGAGAACCAGACCCTGGTGCTGAAAAACGTCTCCGAGAAAATCAACCTGCAGCTCT GTGACCATGTCTTTGTGAACACCTCCCTCTCTGACATCGCGGTGGGCTTCATCCTGCTCTTCGGCTCCCTGCTGGTCCTGTGCACCTGCCTGGTGCTCATCGTCAAGCTGCTGAACTCCGTCCTGCAGGGGCAGATCGCCCAGGTCATCAAGAAGGTGCTGAACTCAG ACCTGCCATATCCCTTCGGCTGGGTGAACGGCTACCTGGCCATCCTGGTTGGCGCGGTGATGACCTTCATCGTCCAGAGTAGCTCCGTCTTCACCTCCGCCATCACCCCACTCATAG GAATGGGAGTGATCAGTCTGGAGCGAGCTTACCCGCTGTGCTTGGGTTCCAATGTCGGGACCACGACCACTGCCGTGCTGGCGGCTCTCGCCAGCCCAGCCGAGTCGCTTGGGAGCGCATTGCAG GTGGCTCTGATCCACCTCTTCTTCAACCTGACGGGGATCCTGCTGTGGTACGTGGTGCCTGTGCTGCGGCTGCCCATCCCGATAGCCAAGGTCTTCGGTGACATCACGGCGAAGTACCGCTGGTTCGCGGGGCTCTACGTGCTCCTCAGCTTCATCCTCCTGCCCCTCTCCGTGTTCGGGCTGTCTCTGGCGGGCTGGCCGGTGCTGCTCGGGGTGGGGGGTCCCATCCTGCTCCTCATTGTCTTCTCTATAGTGGTGACCTTCTGCCAGCGCCGCTGCCCCCAGTGTCTGCCCCCCATCCTCCGCACATGGAACTTCCTACCCAGCTGGGCTCACTCCTTAGAACCCTGGGACCGCCTGCTCTCCTCCTGCTGTGGGTTCTGTTGCCGGTGCCGATGCTGTCGCCAGGGGCAACCGAGCGCCATGGACACAGGCGCCAAGGAGCTGCAGGTGTATGATAACCCAACAGTCCTGCACTCCTTGGAGCTGTAA